From the genome of Labrus bergylta chromosome 4, fLabBer1.1, whole genome shotgun sequence, one region includes:
- the tm6sf2a gene encoding transmembrane 6 superfamily member 2 — MRPPVEVSVFLLSLLAPVVLYTINNISALQETLPILGMGLVVLGSVLLLLLLAVGHQTKVDPLFYAFAEFSFTCVVGLTNALEQDRFISGFMGFYLKMGEPHLSTAYAVMMSYWEGIFHYLLFLIIIRRMFNGKSYRSLGLLWAGSSIAHQIVLIPGVVIGKYGSNIKPAFWRNIPFFVAPFWAASVLFSRPREMPIIPADKILAEQRKSLLRRPVDLLLSLLSLGAMAFTVFRGFVVLDCPLDACFTYIYQYEPYLKDPVGFPRVMMLAYLFYALPLLIAFFYGLRTPGCSWMLDWTIFFAGAMAQTQWCHIGASLHSRTPFTYRVPADKWWPVITLNVLLAAVPILLAVRCHTIPAFFMKPVPKGQTDKEKKKN; from the exons ATGAGGCCTCCGGTGGAAGTCAGtgtgttcctcctctctctcttggcTCCGGTGGTTTTGTACACTATTAACAACATCAGTGCGCTTCAGGA AACTCTTCCTATCCTGGGAATGGGATTGGTTGTCCTGGGAtcagttcttcttctcctcctcctcgctgtgGGACATCAAACCAAAGTGGACCCTTTATTCTATG CATTTGCAGAGTTTTCCTTCACCTGCGTGGTGGGCCTGACTAACGCTCTGGAGCAGGACAGGTTCATCTCTGGCTTCATGGGCTTCTACTTAAAGATG GGCGAGCCTCATCTAAGCACCGCCTAtgctgtgatgatgtcatactgGGAAGGCATTTTTCActacctcctcttcctcattatCATCCGCCGCATGTTTAATGG GAAGTCATATCGTAGTCTGGGTCTCCTGTGGGCCGGCTCCTCCATCGCTCATCAGATCGTGCTCATCCCAGGAGTGGTGATTG GTAAATATGGGTCAAATATTAAGCCAGCCTTCTGGAGGAACATCCCCTTCTTTGTGGCTCCTTTCTGGGCGGCCTCGGTGCTCTTCAGCCGACCCAGAGAGATGCCAATCATCCCAGCAGATAAG ATTTTAGCTGAGCAGAGAAAAAGTCTTCTGCGTCGACCTGTTGACCTGCTTTTGTCACTGCTGTCACTCGGAGCGATGGCCTTCACTGTTTTCCGAGGCTTT GTGGTgctggactgtcctctggatgCCTGCTTCACCTACATCTACCAGTACGAGCCCTACCTCAAAGACCCTGTGGGCTTTCCAAGAGTTATG ATGCTGGCATATTTGTTTTATGCTCTACCCCTGCTGATTGCCTTCTTCTACGGACTGAGAACACCTGGATGCAGCTGGATGTTGGACTGGACCATCTTCTTTGCGGGGGCCATGGCTCAG ACTCAGTGGTGCCATATCGGTGCATCTCTGCACTCCCGCACTCCCTTCACATACCGAGTCCCAGCTGATAAGTGGTGGCCTGTTATCACCCTCAACgtgctgctggctgctgtgcCCATTCTGCTCGCCGTGCGCTGCCATACCATCCCTGCTTTTTTCATGAAACCCGTTCCCAAAGGACAGACCgacaaggagaagaagaaaaactag
- the LOC136179059 gene encoding small integral membrane protein 44 isoform X1: MNQPPLVSLNASRGALLLNLKQPMLVHRQLLQLSRRREEETYFVNYIPPARDSLTLPRNVVYVLIGLVLVIVATYAIVGHLIKDLMHDMADWILGPKPVEDESEEGRAEIEEEQRLSVSSKLMQKDRLEMEIEKDGKLPGIHFGDSFHCLPIPPPLSNAISPSYPEEKNGTAHRMSPAL; encoded by the exons ATGAACCAACCACCACTTGTGTCCCTGAATGCCTCTCGAGGAGCTCTACTTTTGAACCTCAAACAGCCGATGCTTGTGCATCgacagctcctccagctgtccaggaggagggaagaggagactTATTTTGTGAACTACATACCGCCAGCCAGAGATTCTTTAACTCTGCCTCGTAATGTAGTTTACGTCCTGATCGGTCTGGTGTTGGTTATAGTGGCCACATATGCCATAGTGGGACATCTTATTAAAGATCTGATGCATGACATGGCAG ACTGGATCCTTGGCCCCAAACCAGTGGAGGATGAGTCAGAAGAAGGCAGAGCAGAAATAGAAGAAGAGCAGAGACTGAGTGTTTCCAGTAAGCTGATGCAGAAAGACAGGCTAGAGATGGAGATCGAGAAGGATGGCAAGCTCCCTGGCATACATTTTGGAGACTCCTTCCACTGTCTACCCATCCCTCCTCCGCTGAGTAACGCCATCTCTCCATCCTaccctgaagaaaaaaatggaactgcTCATAGGATGTCTCCAGCCCTTTGA
- the LOC136179059 gene encoding uncharacterized protein isoform X2: MTAVSDSQSVMDVPVDSLNVRYREEDGTVLFESYIPPSRDAVHLPKYVLYLLMAVFIVLGVLYAIIGHLIKDLIHDFSDWLLGEQPEEVVVNYCEAKDKFIADWCPETSPELEAMARAEENKIINRDFTRAPAIWVISTEPRGSKSGPRVVFGMRT, encoded by the exons ATGACAGCAGTTTCAGACTCTCAGTCAGTAATGGATGTACCAGTGGATAGTTTGAACGTGCGCTACAGGGAAGAAGATGGGACAGTGCTCTTTGAGAGCTACATACCCCCCTCAAGGGATGCTGTCCACCTGCCTAAATATGTCCTCTATCTGCTCATGGCTGTCTTTATTGTGCTGGGTGTCCTTTATGCCATCATTGGCCACCTCATCAAGGACCTCATCCATGACTTTTCAG ACTGGCTGTTAGGGGAGCAGCCAGAGGAAGTGGTGGTGAACTACTGTGAGGCCAAAGATAAGTTCATAGCAGACTGGTGCCCAGAAACTTCACCTGAGCTAGAAGCGATGGCCCGGGCTGAAGAGAACAAGATCATCAACAGGGACTTTACTCGAGCTCCTGCCATCTGGGTAATCTCTACAGAACCTCGAGGCAGCAAGTCTGGACCCCGAGTGGTCTTTGGGATGAGGACTTAG